The genomic stretch CTGTCGGAACGACTAAAATTACAGGCTCCTACCAAGGCAATACGGTAATCGTTCCTATCGTGGTATCACAAAAGCTAAAATCGCTTTTGCTCTCAACTAAATCGGTACAGCTAAGCAAGGGCGGGGTCTATGACGCCAAGCTTCAAGCCAATTACACAACTGGAAATCCCGCTAATGTAACAGGCGCCGCCGTTTGGACATCGTCCAAAGCAAGCGTGGCCACTGTTGTATCAGGAAAAATAGTTGCCATTGGCAAAGGCACAGCCTCCATTAAAGCAACCTATGCTGGCAAGACCGTAACCATTCGAGTAACGGTAAAATAGTACTAAAAATGATACAGAAAAAGCAGATCAGGGCTTGAAGCCTTGATCTGCTTTTTGTTTGTTATGAATCATCATGCTTCTGCAAAGATCAGGTCATATAGATGCCGCCATGTGGCCCACTGGAAGACGTCTTCCTCCGGCTGCTTGCCCACAACAACGTAACCAATATAAAGCCCCGCAGCAAGCATAATTAGCATGATGAGCGGTACGATGCTCTTTCGCAAAAACCAAAGAAGCACCTTCACCCCTTTGGGCCGCCGCTTCTTCTTGGAGCCTCCGTCAGTCTTTGCACGACTAGCGCGCTTTTTCTTCTCGGGGCCTACCTCATCCGCTTGACTCCCGAATCCAATTGCTTCACGGTCGATTCGTTCATCGGCCATACTCATTTACATCATCCTATCCTTATGCGCGCAGACCGTTCGTTAGGCTCATCATCGTATCACTTGACGATAACGCTCTAGCTGCCAATTGATAAGCTCGCTGCACATTAATAAGCTCAGTCATCTCATCTGTCAACTGGACATTCGATTGCTCCAAGGAGCCTTGGCGCAATGAAATGAGATTATCTGAATCTGGTACAATTTGCTGTACCACATCGCCTGTATTAATTCCGTTCGCAATAACAAATAGGTTATCAGAAACCGCAGTCAATGCCGCTGGGCGTGAGGCGTGCAGCAGCTTGATGCTTCCAAGCTCAATCGTGCGATTCGAGGAAACACCAAGAACCGTTCCGTCCGTATTCACTCGTAAACTATATCCTTGAGGCAATACAATATTACCCTCAATTACAGCTCCTGTATCAGCATTTCTAACGTTAGCGACAACCGGATAGCCATCTTCCGTTGCCAAAATCGTATCACCGTTTGCGCCGAGCGTCAACTGAAACGCGCCATTGCGCGTGTAAGCACGAGTACCGGCACCATCTACCTCAACCTCGAAAAGGGCATTTCCTTCAATGGCAATATCCGTATCTTTATCTGTGCCTTGCAGCGGGCCTTGTGATAGATTGGGTTGAATAGCTGTCATTCTTGAGCCCCAGCCTTGATTAAAGTCCATAGGTGTAAGCCGGCCTGGCTGATCGAATGCCTCAGGCTGGCTTCTCAGATTAGTAAGAAGATCCTCGAAGGTTGCTTCCTTGCGTTTGTACCCTACCGTATTGATATTAGCAATATTATCCGCGAGCATATCCAGCTTCTGCTGAAGGCCGTTCATGGATACCATAGCATTAATCATCGAGCTGTTCATTATTCGTACACCTCCGCTGCTTTAAGCCAAATGTTATATGCGACCGACGTCATTAACTGCCTTGCTTAAGCTTTGATCATAAAACTGGATCACCTTTTGATTCGCTTCATAAGCGCGGAGTGCGGACATCAGATCAACAGCCGCTTGGGCAGCATCAACATTCGATCGTTCCACATAGCCCTGTCTTACCTCGATCCGCTCATTTGGAGCGATAGCTACGACTTCGCGCTCATCCCCTGAAAAACGAAAGCTTCCGTTCCCTTCACGCACAAGAAGATTCGGGTTATCAATTCGACTAATGAGCAGTTGTACGCCTACATCCTGTCCATTTGCATCAATGAAGCGCTGGTTGTCTGTCAATATCAGACTATCAAGTCCAACGCCAGCCGGCATTTGAATAGGCTGACCATTCGTGCCTAATACGTGCGTGCCATCACTGCCCATAAGGAAGCCTTCCTCAGTCAACGTAAACTTCCCGCTTCTGGTATACCGAACCTCGCCATTTTGATCCTGTATTGTAAAAAAGGCTTGCGGCTGGAACGTAATTTCACCATCATCGCTAACATTTTTGCCGGATGCATCAAAAGCTAAACCATTCACTTCAATGTTGGAGACCAAAGCAAAATCAGACGAATGATTCGTCTGTGTCAAGTCGCCTTGCAGATGAATAGATAAGCTTTCTTCTGCAAACACGCCATTCGTTAATTTGCCGATCTGAGTGAAATTCTCTTTGCCCGCTCCCGTCAAAGAAAGCATAACCTCAGGGAAAGAGCGGGTAACCGCATTGCTCTGTTTATAGCCTGGCGTATTTATATTTGAAATATTATTAGTTACCGTATCATGTCGGCGCTGCTGAGAAATCATGCCCGAAGCTGCGGTATATAAACCTCTTAACATCGTTATAACCTCCTTGGCCGCTTTCAATCCAACTTCCTATCTATGTTATCGGTTGAAAGCAAGGCTGGCTGAATAGCTTGACCCTGCGACCTATGACCCATTTACGCCTCGGCTACGCCCCCCTAAGGCTCCCTACCCGCGCATATGAGGTTATACTAGGCCGCTGCTGCCCTTACTTTTTCCCAAGCTTGTCCAAGTTATCAAGAAGGATGCCTGTGCCTTTAACCACGCAGTGCATAGGATTGTCTGCTATAAGCACAGGTACCTTAAGCTCATCAGCGAGAAGCGAATCAAGACCGTCTAGCAAAGCTCCCCCGCCTGTCAGAATAACACCGCGGTCAATGATATCCGCCGAAAGCTCCGGCGGTGTACGCTCCAGCACCGACTTAGCAGCAGAGACGATGGACATAATCGGATCCCATAGCGCCTCGCGTATTTCTCCAGAACGAATCGTCAGCGTTAGAGGCAGCCCAGTTACCATGTCACGCCCACGGATGTCCATCTCTTTCTGCTGGCCGTTCCCGAGAACGGTACCGATCTTGATTTTTATATCCTCACTCGTTCTTTCACCGATTAGAAGCTTGTATTTGTTTTTGATAAATTTCATGATAGCATCATCAAATTTATCGCCTGCAACCTTAATAGAAGAGGCCGTAACAACGTCGCCCATAGAAAGAACGGCTACGTCTGTTGTGCCTCCACCAATATCTACGACCATATTGCCGCTGGGCTGGAAAATATCCATTCCAGCCCCGATTGCGGCAGCCTTCGGCTCATCCTCAAGAAAAACTTCCTTAGCACCGCTGCGCTCAGCGGCCTCACGAATAGCTTTCTGCTCCACGGATGTGATGTTCGTAGGTGCGCAAATAAGAATACGGGGACGGCTAAACCATTTCCGTCCCTCGACACGGTCAATAAATGCTTTTAACATAATTTCTGTAATTTCAAAATCAGCAATGACACCATCGCGCAGCGGGCGAATCGCTATAATATTGCCAGGCGTTCGTCCCACCATGCGATGCGCTTCTTCGCCAACCGCAAGCACGCGCTTCGTATCGCTTTCAATCGCTACAACTGACGGTTCATCAAGCACAACGCCTTTTCCTTTTACATGAATGGAAACATTTGCTGTACCAAGATCTATCCCGATATCCTTGCTCAACATAAGGCTTAAGTCCCCCAACGAATAATAATTACAAAACGTACATTTGGTTCCCTTGACACAGAAACCGTTCACGTTCATTATTCGCCAAATAAGACAAAATTCCTCTATATTTCGTGAAAAAACTTCATAGCTTGCCTGCTGCCTGCACTTCACGCTTTTTCGTGCTCGTTTTCTTGTATTTAATCTTGGTCGCTTCTCCTCCCCTCAGGTGACGAATCGATTTGTGGTATTCGAGAATGTTCTTAACCTGATCAGCCAAATCAGGGTTTATTTCAGGAAGCCGCTCAGTCAAGTCCTTGTGCACCGTGCTTTTGGATACACCGAACTCTTTGGCAATCGTTCGCACCGTATGTTTTGTCTCCACGATACAGCGGCCTATCTTAATGGTTCGTTCCTTGATGTAATCGTGCACGTTCCCGCCTCCCTACTCGAGATAGTTTGGTACATTATATGAGTAGGTCGGGTATATATTCTTTATGGTCAAGCCTGACAGGCCTTAATGTGAAAAAATTTTCATAAAAACGTAAAACAGGCAGGGAATTAACCCCTGCCTGTACGTCTTTAGTCCTATTTTTCTGAAAAGGTGCTTCCCTGCATCAACGACTACTCCACGATCAGATCGTTTGGATTAACCGCCTTGCCGTTATTGCGTGTTTCATAATGAAGGTGGATGCCCAAATCGCGTTCAAGATCATTGCGGCCTGCTTTGGCAATGACGGTACCTTGCGTGACATCGTCGCCTTCTTCAACCGCAACCTCCGTTACGCTTTGATACACGGTCACAAGGTCACCAGCATGCGTAATTTCGATGACATTGCCATTGGTCGGATGCTTCTCAACATAGGTTACTTTGCCCGATAGCGCAGCAAGCACGTCGAAGGTGTTTCCATCCGGGTCAATAAAATCGATACCCATATGCGGCGAGAAGGTATTTCCAGTTTGAACTACTGCCGCTTCCCGTTCTGCATCAGTCGCTTTATCATCGTAGAATGGAAGCAGCACCTGCATTGCGGCTTTGTTAACGAGCGGCCACTGCATCAACTCATCACCAACAACAATCTCTGCTGCATCAACTTCTTCGCCTTCAGCTGCAATATTACCTTCTTGTGAAACTTCAGTAGGATCGACTTTTCCTGTTGTTGGAGTATTCTGATCCGCCCCCTGATAGATCCACATTAAGGTTACGATAATTGCTGCCGCGGCCATGAAGATTGCTGGAGATACCCATCGCTTTGCAAAAAGGTTCTTCCATCCACTGCTAGATTTGGCGGCAGACGTTCCTCCCAGAACAGTTTTGGGAGTTTCTTCTGGTTTTTGCTTCGGTTTGTTTTGATCATTCATTTTCTATCACCTCACTAGCCATTGTTGCCAGATCTGCTAGGTTTATACGTGAGGATGATATGAAATATTGAAAGAGTTTGAGTTATGAGCGGCTAGCGATCTGTTTTGAAAGCTTTGAAGCTTGCTCTACCTGAACGCTAGAATAATAATGGGACAATATTTCCTCCGCGCTAGCCCCTGACTGAGCCATCCCATTGGCGCCCCATTGGCTCATCCCGACACCATGACCGTAACCGTAGGTTGTAATCGAAATCGTGTTCCCCTTGATGCTCCATGTGAATTGAGAGGAAGCTAGACTCAGCTTTTCTCTTACCTCTCTCCCTGTGAAGCTCGTTCCTGCTATCATCATTTTACTAATGCGATTGCCTTCTGTTTTCTCTACGATGCGAATCGATGATTTGGCAGATCCTTTACTCGCAACTCCAAGCTTGCTATAGAACTCATTAAGAGACAGCTTCACGGTCTCTTTATATCTTGGCGAGATAGACTTATCCCATGGACTCTCTACACTGCGCAAATAAGGAATCTCCTGCAGCCAATAATCCTCTGAGTTTTCCGTATACCCATTGCTTGTTGAGAAGAAGACAGCCTCAATCGGTTCACCCTTATACGTAATGATCTTCCCTCTCGTCTGTGCGATCGCTTCATCCAGCTTGTTCATATTCGACTTCTGTTCATTGCCATCCCATTTGACGGCAAGCCCTTGTACCGAAATATAAACCTGATGCTCGGTGGTATCCGTCACATCTGCATCTTTAACAGGCATCCCAACATCATTGCCTTGAACGATTCTTCGAATGATATAAGTACGCGCCGCAATCGCCTGCGCCTTAAGTGCCTCCAGCTCGAAGCTGACTGGCATTTCCGCTGCTACCACACCTCGAACATAGGTTTCTAGCGGCACGCTCTCCACACGCTTTTCCTCTGTCACATAAACACGTACGAGAAGCTGATCAACTATAGTCGGTTTTTCCGTTAGCGTTTCTTGATCGGAGCTCGGCCTTGAGCTCTGCTGCGCATTAGACTTCTGAGTGTTAGACCGCCCCCCTTCGGCGCTGTCCTTCACCAAAGGCGCAGACACCGTATCGGAGCGAGCCTGTACATGCTGAAGCTCGTTCAGCGAAAGCCTCACTAGCAGCATTGACGCACCCAGCATAGCACCAACAGCAAACCATGCCATCCAGCGGCTTGTCCTGAGATTATGAAGCATAGAAACTATTGAAAACTTCCCTATCCCTCTTTTCATGAGCTCTCCTTCCATCTTGGACGGCAAGAGCGAGCAGCCGCAGCCCCTCTCTCTTAAACCGATCTTGATGGTTCAGTCTATGAGCTGAAATAATAGGGTAGAACCGTTTCATGGCTAATCGTGGCGAAGAGCGTCAACAGGACGCAGACCAGCTGCTTTATTCGCAGGCAAATAACCGAACACAACACCAACAAAAGCAGAGAATGCAAAGGCCAGCATAACCGTATCTATTGGAACCTCGGTTTCCGTTTGCATAACCATACCAATAATAAACGAGGCGGCGTAACCAAGTCCGATTCCAAGTGCGCCTCCCAAACCGCTGATGCAAACCGCCTCTACTAAAAACTGAAACAGAATGTCCCGCTTCTTGGCACCTAATGATTTGCGAATCCCAATCTCGCGGGTGCGTTCCGTAACCGATACAAGCATAATATTCATAATGCCTATCCCACCTACAATAAGAGAAATAATCGCCACATAGATTAGCTGTCTGTTCATCGTTTCATTAACTGAATTCAATGTCTTCATAGCTTCCTCTTGATTAAGCACACGGTAAGAGTTTTCATTGCCGCGAAATTTCTCATAGAGAACCGCTTCAACCGCTGTAACGGTAGAAGCCATCAGCTTTGTGTCCGATACAATCAAGTTAATAGTAGAAACGCCGCTCGTTTGAAATATTTTTTGAGCTGTCGAGACCGGAATTAATATTTTCTCATCATTTGATCCCGTGAGAGAGCTGCCTTGCGATTCAAGCAATCCGACTATGGTGAACATATAACCGTTAATCGTTATCTTCTTGCCCACCGCGGCAGCAGGATCAACGCCTTCATCCTCAAACAGATCTGCTGCGGTAGCCACCCCGAGGAGCGCAACCTTCGTATTGTTATGAATATCTGGAGAAGCGATATATCTTCCATCTTGCACGGGAAATGCCTTCACATCTTCATATGCAGTCGTAATTCCTTCTACGGTGACCGATACTTGCGTTTTTCCGTATTTCGCATAGCCCGTCGTGCTCGTCACCGGAGCTACTCCTGCTACATTCGCAATCTCACCAAGCTCATTAGCTTCGTCCACAGAAAGCGTCGTTACTGTTCCGCGTCCCACTATGGTAACCGACAGCGAATTCGGGCTCCCTAGAGACGAGACCTGCTTGGCTACTTCGTTAGAGGATGCCTTACCCATAGCTACAAGTGCAATTACCGTTGCAACACCAATCAAAATGCCGAGCATAGATAGAACAGTTC from Paenibacillus sp. FSL H8-0548 encodes the following:
- a CDS encoding M23 family metallopeptidase — protein: MNDQNKPKQKPEETPKTVLGGTSAAKSSSGWKNLFAKRWVSPAIFMAAAAIIVTLMWIYQGADQNTPTTGKVDPTEVSQEGNIAAEGEEVDAAEIVVGDELMQWPLVNKAAMQVLLPFYDDKATDAEREAAVVQTGNTFSPHMGIDFIDPDGNTFDVLAALSGKVTYVEKHPTNGNVIEITHAGDLVTVYQSVTEVAVEEGDDVTQGTVIAKAGRNDLERDLGIHLHYETRNNGKAVNPNDLIVE
- a CDS encoding flagellar hook-basal body protein is translated as MNSSMINAMVSMNGLQQKLDMLADNIANINTVGYKRKEATFEDLLTNLRSQPEAFDQPGRLTPMDFNQGWGSRMTAIQPNLSQGPLQGTDKDTDIAIEGNALFEVEVDGAGTRAYTRNGAFQLTLGANGDTILATEDGYPVVANVRNADTGAVIEGNIVLPQGYSLRVNTDGTVLGVSSNRTIELGSIKLLHASRPAALTAVSDNLFVIANGINTGDVVQQIVPDSDNLISLRQGSLEQSNVQLTDEMTELINVQRAYQLAARALSSSDTMMSLTNGLRA
- the spoIID gene encoding stage II sporulation protein D — its product is MKRGIGKFSIVSMLHNLRTSRWMAWFAVGAMLGASMLLVRLSLNELQHVQARSDTVSAPLVKDSAEGGRSNTQKSNAQQSSRPSSDQETLTEKPTIVDQLLVRVYVTEEKRVESVPLETYVRGVVAAEMPVSFELEALKAQAIAARTYIIRRIVQGNDVGMPVKDADVTDTTEHQVYISVQGLAVKWDGNEQKSNMNKLDEAIAQTRGKIITYKGEPIEAVFFSTSNGYTENSEDYWLQEIPYLRSVESPWDKSISPRYKETVKLSLNEFYSKLGVASKGSAKSSIRIVEKTEGNRISKMMIAGTSFTGREVREKLSLASSQFTWSIKGNTISITTYGYGHGVGMSQWGANGMAQSGASAEEILSHYYSSVQVEQASKLSKQIASRS
- a CDS encoding ABC transporter permease, whose amino-acid sequence is MKLTQGLKMAVKSVLSNKLRTVLSMLGILIGVATVIALVAMGKASSNEVAKQVSSLGSPNSLSVTIVGRGTVTTLSVDEANELGEIANVAGVAPVTSTTGYAKYGKTQVSVTVEGITTAYEDVKAFPVQDGRYIASPDIHNNTKVALLGVATAADLFEDEGVDPAAAVGKKITINGYMFTIVGLLESQGSSLTGSNDEKILIPVSTAQKIFQTSGVSTINLIVSDTKLMASTVTAVEAVLYEKFRGNENSYRVLNQEEAMKTLNSVNETMNRQLIYVAIISLIVGGIGIMNIMLVSVTERTREIGIRKSLGAKKRDILFQFLVEAVCISGLGGALGIGLGYAASFIIGMVMQTETEVPIDTVMLAFAFSAFVGVVFGYLPANKAAGLRPVDALRHD
- a CDS encoding rod shape-determining protein, producing the protein MLSKDIGIDLGTANVSIHVKGKGVVLDEPSVVAIESDTKRVLAVGEEAHRMVGRTPGNIIAIRPLRDGVIADFEITEIMLKAFIDRVEGRKWFSRPRILICAPTNITSVEQKAIREAAERSGAKEVFLEDEPKAAAIGAGMDIFQPSGNMVVDIGGGTTDVAVLSMGDVVTASSIKVAGDKFDDAIMKFIKNKYKLLIGERTSEDIKIKIGTVLGNGQQKEMDIRGRDMVTGLPLTLTIRSGEIREALWDPIMSIVSAAKSVLERTPPELSADIIDRGVILTGGGALLDGLDSLLADELKVPVLIADNPMHCVVKGTGILLDNLDKLGKK
- the spoIIID gene encoding sporulation transcriptional regulator SpoIIID; the protein is MHDYIKERTIKIGRCIVETKHTVRTIAKEFGVSKSTVHKDLTERLPEINPDLADQVKNILEYHKSIRHLRGGEATKIKYKKTSTKKREVQAAGKL
- a CDS encoding DNA-directed RNA polymerase subunit beta, translated to MSMADERIDREAIGFGSQADEVGPEKKKRASRAKTDGGSKKKRRPKGVKVLLWFLRKSIVPLIMLIMLAAGLYIGYVVVGKQPEEDVFQWATWRHLYDLIFAEA
- a CDS encoding flagellar hook-basal body protein; protein product: MLRGLYTAASGMISQQRRHDTVTNNISNINTPGYKQSNAVTRSFPEVMLSLTGAGKENFTQIGKLTNGVFAEESLSIHLQGDLTQTNHSSDFALVSNIEVNGLAFDASGKNVSDDGEITFQPQAFFTIQDQNGEVRYTRSGKFTLTEEGFLMGSDGTHVLGTNGQPIQMPAGVGLDSLILTDNQRFIDANGQDVGVQLLISRIDNPNLLVREGNGSFRFSGDEREVVAIAPNERIEVRQGYVERSNVDAAQAAVDLMSALRAYEANQKVIQFYDQSLSKAVNDVGRI